Proteins from one Entomospira culicis genomic window:
- the deoC gene encoding deoxyribose-phosphate aldolase produces the protein MEIAKLIDHTLLKADATKAQILQLCNEAKTHHFASVCINPHWIVLAKEALTGTSVKVCTVIGFPLGANSVATKVFETKDAITMGAEEIDMVMNISKAKDGDFTYIEEEVRAVVDASGDALVKVILETCLLTKEEIRLACLACVRAGADFVKTSTGFSTRGATVEDVSWMKACVGDSALIKAAGGVRTLADLEAMVQAGASRIGTSAGVVLMQGNSHSGAY, from the coding sequence ATGGAAATAGCCAAACTTATCGACCATACGCTATTAAAGGCCGATGCCACCAAGGCGCAAATTCTACAGTTGTGCAACGAGGCCAAGACGCATCATTTTGCCTCGGTCTGCATTAATCCCCACTGGATTGTCCTTGCCAAGGAGGCATTAACAGGAACATCGGTGAAGGTCTGCACGGTAATCGGGTTTCCCTTAGGCGCAAATAGCGTGGCAACGAAGGTCTTTGAGACCAAGGATGCTATTACGATGGGGGCAGAAGAGATCGACATGGTGATGAATATCAGCAAGGCCAAGGATGGCGACTTTACCTATATCGAAGAAGAGGTGCGCGCGGTGGTGGATGCTAGCGGTGATGCGTTGGTCAAAGTGATTTTAGAGACCTGTCTGCTCACCAAGGAGGAGATTCGCTTAGCCTGCTTGGCGTGCGTGCGTGCGGGAGCTGATTTTGTCAAAACCTCCACGGGCTTCTCCACGCGTGGGGCAACGGTGGAGGATGTATCTTGGATGAAAGCCTGCGTGGGCGATAGCGCTTTGATTAAGGCCGCAGGAGGCGTGCGCACCCTTGCCGATCTCGAAGCGATGGTGCAGGCAGGCGCTAGCCGTATCGGTACCAGTGCCGGTGTCGTATTAATGCAAGGGAATAGCCATAGCGGAGCGTATTAA
- a CDS encoding HPr family phosphocarrier protein encodes MVSQKVTIIDPIGLHARPASILVKEAKKYQSAMTMRYGEKEASLSAMLKILSLAVSEGAEVEIIAEGSDETDALAGMIEAMKSNNLI; translated from the coding sequence ATGGTAAGTCAAAAAGTAACCATTATCGATCCTATTGGTCTGCACGCTAGACCTGCGTCGATTTTGGTTAAAGAAGCCAAAAAGTATCAATCGGCAATGACAATGCGTTACGGCGAAAAAGAGGCCAGCCTCTCAGCGATGCTTAAAATTCTCTCCTTAGCCGTCTCCGAGGGTGCCGAGGTGGAGATTATCGCCGAAGGTAGCGACGAAACCGATGCGCTTGCCGGCATGATCGAGGCAATGAAGAGTAATAACCTCATTTAA
- a CDS encoding ParA family protein translates to MKSYTLWNNKGGVGKSLLTFILATEYARMHPAESVLVIDMCPQSDISQLLLGGTKGEGKNYEKVDEKKITIGHYFNERLSHSPFALLGTESDYFIHVASYNIGMPKNIYLMCGHNSLEILAPALEATAEIKGIDGQSKHRQILGIIKDLKIPFSNKYKGASCLFIDTNPSFSIYTKMALLAGDQLIIPCLADYGSSLALKNVFHLLYGINQNNSEIHSKYTLKEQAMMYDLSVPIIAHVIFGRSTRYDKGSAQAFKNIERGMREYLQMMKKEYNGSIFLPVNSLEYDLPDMNSLVPVITYDPQVISLMKNRVQTAEGKIIQVNNLKQYKEYINRLVELL, encoded by the coding sequence ATGAAGAGTTATACGTTATGGAATAATAAGGGTGGAGTTGGAAAGAGTTTATTAACGTTTATTCTCGCCACTGAATATGCACGAATGCATCCAGCAGAGAGTGTTTTGGTGATTGATATGTGTCCTCAATCTGATATTTCTCAGTTATTACTCGGTGGGACAAAAGGTGAAGGTAAAAATTACGAAAAAGTAGATGAGAAAAAAATTACCATTGGTCATTACTTTAATGAACGATTGTCGCATTCTCCTTTTGCTCTTTTAGGTACAGAGAGTGATTATTTTATTCATGTGGCAAGCTATAATATTGGCATGCCTAAGAATATTTACCTGATGTGTGGTCATAATAGTTTGGAAATTCTTGCTCCTGCATTGGAGGCTACTGCCGAAATTAAAGGCATAGACGGTCAAAGTAAGCATCGACAAATTTTGGGTATTATTAAGGATTTAAAGATACCCTTTAGTAATAAATATAAGGGGGCAAGTTGTCTTTTTATTGATACTAACCCGTCGTTTTCTATTTATACAAAAATGGCACTTTTAGCTGGTGATCAATTAATTATTCCTTGTTTAGCAGATTATGGTTCTTCATTGGCTTTAAAAAATGTTTTTCATCTCTTATACGGCATAAATCAAAATAATAGCGAAATTCATAGTAAATATACCTTAAAAGAGCAAGCTATGATGTATGATTTAAGTGTACCGATTATCGCTCATGTTATTTTTGGGCGTTCGACTAGATACGACAAAGGTTCAGCACAAGCGTTTAAAAATATTGAGCGAGGCATGCGAGAGTATTTACAAATGATGAAAAAGGAGTATAATGGTTCTATTTTTCTCCCGGTAAATTCTTTGGAATACGATCTCCCCGATATGAATTCTTTAGTACCAGTGATTACTTATGATCCACAAGTGATCTCTTTGATGAAGAACAGAGTACAAACGGCTGAGGGAAAGATCATACAAGTAAATAACTTGAAACAATATAAAGAGTATATCAATCGTTTAGTGGAGCTTCTTTGA
- a CDS encoding peroxiredoxin — MEKHEQDYYQEDRFQMPLLGDAAPEFVANTTKGEIHFPKDYKGKWVILFSHPADFTPVCTTEFMTFATMAEEFKALNTELIGLSIDSLFSHIAWIRKIEELQFNGMKQVKINFPVIDDIRMDVAKKYGMVQPNQSNQQAVRAVFVIDPEGKIRTIIYYPMALGRNFDELKRVIQALQTSDKLGAAMPANWRPGDDVIVPPAATADIARQRVEKPEGMTCHDWFLCTKPSK; from the coding sequence ATGGAAAAACATGAGCAAGATTACTATCAGGAAGATCGTTTTCAGATGCCATTACTAGGTGATGCTGCACCAGAGTTTGTGGCTAACACGACCAAGGGTGAGATTCACTTTCCTAAAGATTACAAGGGTAAGTGGGTGATTCTCTTTTCGCATCCAGCCGACTTTACTCCCGTTTGTACCACCGAGTTTATGACCTTTGCCACGATGGCAGAAGAGTTTAAGGCGCTTAACACCGAGCTTATTGGTTTGTCGATTGACTCGTTGTTCTCGCACATTGCTTGGATCCGCAAGATTGAAGAGCTTCAATTCAATGGGATGAAGCAGGTGAAGATTAACTTCCCTGTTATTGATGATATTCGCATGGACGTTGCTAAGAAGTATGGCATGGTTCAGCCTAATCAATCGAATCAACAGGCGGTACGCGCGGTATTTGTGATCGATCCTGAAGGAAAAATTCGCACGATTATTTACTATCCTATGGCGTTGGGTCGCAACTTTGACGAGCTAAAGCGCGTTATTCAAGCGTTGCAAACTTCCGACAAGTTGGGCGCTGCGATGCCTGCTAACTGGCGTCCGGGTGATGATGTGATTGTGCCACCTGCTGCCACTGCTGACATTGCTCGCCAACGTGTAGAGAAGCCAGAAGGCATGACCTGTCATGATTGGTTCCTATGCACCAAGCCTAGCAAGTAG
- a CDS encoding glycosyltransferase yields the protein MKIAVTTDAFYPRTHGIAVAIDSSIRYLAQAGHEVAVYAPSFPDTKEREYPKGITIHRFDSYSIADLKLTTNKEERFVYKREFPRIRQLLADFNPDVIYNHMEFTIGSVTKAWALEHNTPTIMMVHTYFPPYFKIYAPFFPLALWRSIIKHWSRWFYKGFDLLVTPSKEMKQVIQEVYKIEQPIEVLPTGIIVENFAGVDQGHERESSFIYKEHPRVKTRRRLLFVGRVGKEKNVRFLLKMMEKLLQQREDVELLIAGSGSYMEQHKALVKRMGIDGHVTFLGAFPNSQMKYVYAIADIFVFASLTETQGVVTTEALCNGIPVVAIAELGSISVLEGERGGFLVENDLDAFANKVNLLLDDEALYAKKRQEAQARGKELAFDVLTGEKLVRLLTQVVVDKRSMRTEATVVSSEFNEEQSMNT from the coding sequence ATGAAAATAGCGGTAACGACGGATGCATTTTATCCACGCACGCACGGGATTGCCGTGGCAATTGATTCGAGTATTCGCTACTTAGCACAGGCAGGGCATGAGGTGGCAGTCTATGCGCCAAGCTTTCCCGATACTAAGGAGCGTGAGTATCCGAAGGGCATCACGATACATCGCTTTGACTCCTATAGTATTGCCGACTTAAAGTTGACCACGAATAAAGAAGAGCGCTTTGTCTATAAGCGAGAATTTCCGCGTATACGTCAATTATTGGCAGATTTTAACCCTGATGTCATTTATAACCACATGGAATTCACCATTGGTAGCGTTACCAAGGCGTGGGCGCTAGAGCATAACACGCCCACCATAATGATGGTACATACCTACTTTCCGCCTTATTTTAAGATATACGCGCCTTTCTTTCCACTTGCTTTGTGGAGGAGTATTATCAAGCATTGGAGCCGTTGGTTTTACAAGGGGTTTGATCTCTTGGTTACGCCTTCTAAAGAGATGAAGCAGGTGATTCAAGAGGTTTACAAGATTGAGCAACCGATTGAGGTGTTACCTACGGGGATCATTGTGGAGAATTTTGCAGGAGTGGATCAAGGGCATGAGCGCGAGTCATCGTTTATCTATAAAGAGCATCCGCGAGTAAAAACGCGTCGCAGATTGCTCTTTGTGGGACGGGTGGGTAAAGAGAAGAATGTGCGTTTTCTCTTAAAGATGATGGAAAAACTCTTGCAACAGCGTGAGGATGTGGAGTTATTGATCGCGGGATCGGGTAGCTATATGGAACAACATAAAGCGTTGGTCAAGCGTATGGGTATCGACGGGCATGTAACCTTTTTAGGAGCGTTCCCGAATAGCCAGATGAAGTATGTCTATGCGATTGCCGATATCTTTGTCTTTGCCAGCCTCACCGAGACGCAAGGCGTGGTAACCACCGAGGCACTTTGCAATGGCATTCCTGTGGTGGCGATTGCTGAATTGGGGTCGATAAGTGTCCTTGAGGGGGAGCGTGGTGGCTTTTTGGTGGAGAATGATCTCGATGCTTTTGCCAATAAGGTCAATTTACTATTAGATGATGAGGCGCTCTATGCTAAGAAGCGTCAAGAGGCGCAAGCGCGAGGTAAAGAGCTTGCCTTTGACGTGCTTACTGGGGAGAAGCTGGTGCGTTTATTAACGCAAGTGGTTGTTGATAAGCGTAGCATGCGCACCGAAGCAACTGTGGTGAGTTCGGAATTTAATGAAGAACAGTCGATGAATACCTAG
- a CDS encoding Fur family transcriptional regulator — MQLSEVLESRGIRASYQRLRIYQELSASQEHPSAEQLYVRLVGEIPSLSRTTVYNTLNLLVQHQLARLITIENNELRYDAMMEEHGHFKCEICGKVSNFSIHLDLNLSPELENCVILEQNVYVIGTCKACWDKII; from the coding sequence ATGCAACTAAGTGAGGTACTAGAGAGTAGGGGGATTCGCGCGTCGTATCAGCGATTGCGTATCTATCAGGAGCTTAGCGCTAGTCAAGAGCATCCTAGTGCCGAGCAATTGTATGTGCGCTTGGTGGGTGAGATTCCTAGTTTATCGCGCACTACGGTTTACAATACGCTCAACCTACTGGTGCAACATCAATTAGCAAGGCTCATTACCATCGAAAATAATGAGTTACGTTACGATGCGATGATGGAAGAGCATGGACACTTTAAATGTGAGATCTGTGGTAAGGTGAGCAACTTTTCGATACATTTAGACCTTAATCTCTCGCCGGAGCTGGAAAATTGTGTTATTTTAGAGCAGAATGTGTATGTAATAGGCACGTGTAAAGCGTGTTGGGATAAAATTATTTAA